A region of the Candidatus Marsarchaeota archaeon genome:
ATATGCTCCTGCTCTCCATCCTGTCGCTCACCGCACCGTCCTCGTCATACGCATATGCTGTTATGTTGAGCACATACTCGTCAGGCACGCTGTTGGTACCCGTATAGAGCCGTATCTGCTTCTCCTTTGTTCCATGCGGCGGCAGTATGCCTACCCTTGTCCTGCCCTGGAGAAGCTCCCCATCATGCTCGAGCGAGAGCGGCCTGTCTACTTTTACGTCGCACTCGCACCAGTAAGTCTTTCCAGGATCGGTATTCTCAAGCCTGAGCGTCATCACTGCCTCGTTCTTTGAATAAGCCTTCAACTCCTTAGGCTCGAATGATGCGCTGACGTTTATGAGCCCCATCTGGTCGCCTGCATCTGCAGTTTATCGCCTGCGATTATATGCTCACGCTAAAGAATATATACCTTGATGCAGCATTCTTACTGATTTATGGCATACAGCCAGCGGCTGATTGTTTGGAGCTCAACGAGGCAAAGCTGATAGAGAGCGAGGTGACCCTGAGGAACCTGCGCCTCACAAAGGAGGTGACCGAGACGCGCAGGTCGATGGTGAGGTGGCTTGCGCTGTCGCTAGGCATAATAAACCCAGGAGAAACAAGGCTCAGCGCGCTCGGCGTGCTCGATGCGATG
Encoded here:
- a CDS encoding DUF4981 domain-containing protein, with the translated sequence MGLINVSASFEPKELKAYSKNEAVMTLRLENTDPGKTYWCECDVKVDRPLSLEHDGELLQGRTRVGILPPHGTKEKQIRLYTGTNSVPDEYVLNITAYAYDEDGAVSDRMESRSILQCVEAKSAGGPGM